In the Syntrophotaleaceae bacterium genome, CCTCGCGCAGTTCGACGATGATTTCGTTTCTGCGGATGTTGAAGAAAAGGACTTTGAAGCTGTTCCCGACGGGAAATATCAGGTCAAGGTCGATCGTGTGGAACTGACCCGTTCGGAAACTTCCGGCAATCCCATGCTCAAGTGGGCGCTGAAGATTCTGGGTCCCACGCATAAAGGCCGTCTGCTGTGGCGCAACAACGTCATTGCCAGCAAGGACAATGTGAAATGGCTCAAGCAGGATCTCTATACCTGCGGCCTGCAGATGGACAAGCTCTCCGATCTCCCGGGCAAACTGGAAACCCTTCTGGATGTCGGGCTCGAGGTGACCAAGCGCACGAAAAACGAATTCGAGAACATCTACTTCAACCGCCGGATTGTGCTTTCGGATGAAGACGCCGCCGCACCGTCGACCGGTCACGATGTAGACGACATGATTCCGTTTTGAGGATGGGCATGGTTACCGTTGTCGTTGATACCCGGGAACAGGAGCCTTACGGATTTGATTCGGAATCAGTCGCATCAGTCCGCAAGGCCCTCCCGGCGGGAGATTACTCCATCGAGGGATTCGAGACCCGGGTGGCGGTGGAAAGGAAGTCCATGGCGGATTTTGTTTCCACTGTCATCCGAGGCCGAAAGCGTTTTCACAAGGAGCTGGAAAAGCTCCGGCATTATGACGCAGCCTGTGTCGTCGTTGAGGCCAATTACCGGGATATTCTCGGTGCCTGCTACCAGAGCGACGCCCATCCAAACGCCCTCATAGGAACCATTGCCTCCATCATCATCGACTTCGGTGTGCCCGTTTATTTCTGTTCAGACCGTCAGGCAGCCTGCCGGTTTGTTGAAGAGTTTTTAATGCGCTTTCACCGGAGGTTCGCTCAATGCCAAGAAAAACAAACTCCCCGGCAAAACTCCGGGGAAGAATAGAGAGAGTTTATTATGCCGGGCCAAAGTTTTCCGCAGGCCGTTTGCTCACCGCCACCGGAGAGGAAATCCAGTTTGCCGGAAATCTGTTTGCCCGTGAAAACCAGCCCGTGGTCCTTTTGGGGACGTGGGCCACCCATCCGAAATATGGTCGACAGTTCAAGGTCGATGCCATGGAGCACGATCTTGATCTGAACCCGGAAGGATTGATTCATTATCTGGCCAATCACCCTGAAATCAAAGGGATTGGTCCTGCCAAAGCCCGCCTTATAGTCGAACAGTTCGGAGATTCATTCGAGGAGACTCTGATTGAATCTCCGGAGCTCATCGCATCAAAAGCCAGAATTTCCCTCGATGCCGCCAATCGTCTGAAGGATGAATGGTGCAAAAACAGAAGCGTCAATGCCGTGCTGGCATGGCTTTCCGCCTTTGGTTTGACCCACCATCAGGTGACCACATTGGTCGAAAAGCTGGGCGGCAACTGTCTGGAGATCCTAAAAGCTGATCCTTACATCCTCATCCGGGAATTGCGGGGATTCGGCTTCAAGAAGGTCGACAAGATTGCCCGCAAACTGGGCACGCCAAAAGACCACACTCCACGAATCCGTGCTGGAATTCAATATTGCATGCACGAGGCGCTGGATCAGGGAAACTGCTGGGTCGAATACGAGGACCTTGTTGATCAGTCCAACCTGCTTTTGGTGATGGATAATCTGGACAGCCGTATTCGTATCGAAGCCTCGCTGGACAACCTCATCAGTGAAAGACTGCTCTCCTGTGAGTCCCATGCAGGACGCTTTCTGGTGGCGCTTTCCGATATCCTGAAAATGGAACAGGACATTGCCGCCATTTTTACCAAGGCGGCTGAGGCAAATCCTCATTTCACATCAACCCGCAATCTGCAGAAGCTGATTCTGCGTCAGGCGGAAACGCTCAATGAAAAGCAGCTCGAAGCGGTTCACTCTGCTTTGCAGCACTCCATCAGCCTCATATCCGGTGGAGCCGGATCGGGTAAGAGCTACACCGTATCGGTCATCAACGCGGTATGTGAAGAGTGCGATCTGGAGGTGGTTCTTTCCGCCCCGACAGGTAAAGCGGCCAAGAGACTCGAGGAAGTGAGTGGCCGAACCGGAACCACAATCCATCGACTGCTTGGCTATGACGGCAAGTCCTTTTCAAAGGACAGCAACAATCCCATCGACGCCGACATCCTGATCATCGATGAGTTTTCCATGGTGGATGTTCCTTTGGCTTGGCACCTTTTCAATGCGGTGGACTTTGCCAGAACGACCATTGTCATTGTGGGAGACCATAACCAGCTACCGCCGGTCGGTCCGGGAAATATCCTTCGGGATCTGATCCACTCGAATGCCATCCCCACGGTCATTCTGGATAAGGTGGTCAGGCAGGCCGGTGTGTTGAAGGAAAACAGCACCGCCATTCTCAAAGGCGAAGTTAGGAAAACCAGTGATGCCAGTACACAGGGATGCCGGGATTGGTATCTGGCGGACCAGTTCACCGACCCGGGGGCCGCCCGAAACTTCCTACTGGACCTCTTTGAAAAACGACTCGATGCCCTTGGCTTTGATCTGATCAAAGATGTGCAGGTGTTAACCCCGACGCACAAGGGTCCGCTGGGAACCAAATCGCTCAATGAAGATTTGCAGCGGCTTATCCAGAAGCGTCTCTGGTATGTGAATGTGCCGGAAACCCAACCCGGCCGCCGGTCGCCATTTTTGAAACACGACAAGGTCATTCAGACCCGCAACAACTATGACCTGAACGTGATGAATGGTGCCATCGGCCATGTGATCGATGTTTTGCCCAACGGCACGCTGCTGATTGATTTCGAGGGTGTGGCGGTTGAGATCGAAAAAGGATCGCCGAACCTTCAGGACA is a window encoding:
- a CDS encoding ERCC4 domain-containing protein; the protein is MVTVVVDTREQEPYGFDSESVASVRKALPAGDYSIEGFETRVAVERKSMADFVSTVIRGRKRFHKELEKLRHYDAACVVVEANYRDILGACYQSDAHPNALIGTIASIIIDFGVPVYFCSDRQAACRFVEEFLMRFHRRFAQCQEKQTPRQNSGEE
- a CDS encoding AAA family ATPase, which translates into the protein MPRKTNSPAKLRGRIERVYYAGPKFSAGRLLTATGEEIQFAGNLFARENQPVVLLGTWATHPKYGRQFKVDAMEHDLDLNPEGLIHYLANHPEIKGIGPAKARLIVEQFGDSFEETLIESPELIASKARISLDAANRLKDEWCKNRSVNAVLAWLSAFGLTHHQVTTLVEKLGGNCLEILKADPYILIRELRGFGFKKVDKIARKLGTPKDHTPRIRAGIQYCMHEALDQGNCWVEYEDLVDQSNLLLVMDNLDSRIRIEASLDNLISERLLSCESHAGRFLVALSDILKMEQDIAAIFTKAAEANPHFTSTRNLQKLILRQAETLNEKQLEAVHSALQHSISLISGGAGSGKSYTVSVINAVCEECDLEVVLSAPTGKAAKRLEEVSGRTGTTIHRLLGYDGKSFSKDSNNPIDADILIIDEFSMVDVPLAWHLFNAVDFARTTIVIVGDHNQLPPVGPGNILRDLIHSNAIPTVILDKVVRQAGVLKENSTAILKGEVRKTSDASTQGCRDWYLADQFTDPGAARNFLLDLFEKRLDALGFDLIKDVQVLTPTHKGPLGTKSLNEDLQRLIQKRLWYVNVPETQPGRRSPFLKHDKVIQTRNNYDLNVMNGAIGHVIDVLPNGTLLIDFEGVAVEIEKGSPNLQDIQLAYALTIHKTQGSEFPCAVVVVHKAHSFMHHRNLLYTGVTRARKTAIVLGDRWGIRNCAKKCQVDDRKTFLSILLNNVNCPEEQSACAGAL
- a CDS encoding DUF669 domain-containing protein, encoding MSWNNDDTMDLAQFDDDFVSADVEEKDFEAVPDGKYQVKVDRVELTRSETSGNPMLKWALKILGPTHKGRLLWRNNVIASKDNVKWLKQDLYTCGLQMDKLSDLPGKLETLLDVGLEVTKRTKNEFENIYFNRRIVLSDEDAAAPSTGHDVDDMIPF